The Coccidioides posadasii str. Silveira chromosome 3, complete sequence genome contains a region encoding:
- a CDS encoding uncharacterized protein (EggNog:ENOG410PIF3~COG:Z~BUSCO:2536at33183), whose product MLTVEKQWINVQQKTFTKWLNNKLKVRDIAIDDLVTDLSDGVILIHILEILGSESLGRYASRPKLRVQKFENVNKCLDYIKGRGIQMTNIGAEDIVDGNRKIILGLIWTLILRFTISDISEEGMTAKEGLLLWCQRKTACYPDVEVRDFSASWNDGLAFCALLDIHRPDLIDFDALDKNDHKGNMKLAFDIATKEIGIPDLLDVEDVCDVAKPDERSLMTYIAYWFHAFSQLERVENAGRRVEKFLVNMQGAWEMQNSFERRMRELLRSIANQRLRWRESSFAGTYADAKEQAHEFAAYKKNEKRKWVAEKSDLAALLGNIKTKLSTYRLKPYEPPPELRLEVLDQEWANLTQDERERSQLINETIRDIKNALRKSFADKANDFALTLNTLSLAISGLEGDVEDQLSHVQRLNDNLPPLDAFLETIADLDEQCVEANIEENDFTTYTFEELSYEFGLVKSSVSKKLAFLENQMVARNMTNLTPIQLEEFESVFRHFDRDSSNTLHEIEFSAALASLGLVYDEDEMHEVFLEVCGPGRVERTAGVSFEQFIRFMVSVTEDQNTAEQVFQSFREVADGKPYVTELDLRHSLIPEDLIDNLLQTMPKHEGPDLLEDRDLPKYDYITFMEHMMNTSGRGDEVDSRQGFINGTT is encoded by the exons ATGTTGACTGTGGAAAAGCAATGGATTAATGTACAGCAAAAGACGTTCACAAAATG GCTCAATAATAAGTTGAAAGTTCGTGACATCGCCATCGATGACCTTGTCACGGACCTTTCCGATGGA GTTATACTCATCCATATTCTTGAGATCCTTGGTAGCGAATCCCTGGGCCGTTATGCTTCCAGACCCAAGCTCCGAGTCCAGAAATTTGAAAATGTCAACAAATGCCTTGACTACATAAAAGGGAGGGGGATCCAGATGACGAACATTGGTGCAGAGGATATCGTAGATGGGAATAGGAAAATTATACTCGGGCTAATATGGACCCTCATTTTGCGATTCACTATTAGTGACATCAGCGAAGAGGGCATGACCGCCAAGGAAGGATTGCTGCTATGGTGCCAAAGGAAGACTGCTTGCTACCCAGATGTAGAAGTGAGGGATTTCTCGGCCAGCTGGAACGATGGACTGGCGTTTTGTGCCTTGTTGGATATTCATCGACCCGACCTCATCGATTTTGACGCTTTGGACAAAAATGACCACAAGGGTAATATGAAGCTTGCATTTGATATTGCAACGAAAGAAATCGGCATCCCTGATCTGCTTGACGTGGAGGATGTGTGTGATGTTGCTAAGCCGGATGAACGGTCCCTTATGACCTATATCGCGTACTGGTTCCATGCGTTTTCACAGCTCGAGAGAGTGGAGAACGCTGGACGCCGTGTTGAAAAGTTCCTCGTCAATATGCAAGGGGCTTGGGAAATGCAAAATTCTTTCGAGCGCCGGATGAGAGAGCTGCTTCGCAGCATTGCAAATCAGCGACTTCGGTGGCGTGAATCTTCTTTTGCGGGTACATATGCTGATGCAAAAGAACAAGCACACGAGTTCGCTGCGTATAAAAAGAATGAAAAACGCAAATGGGTAGCGGAGAAATCCGATCTTGCGGCCTTGCTTGGAAATATCAAAACTAAACTCAGCACATATCGGCTAAAGCCATATGAACCTCCTCCGGAATTACGACTTGAAGTATTAGATCAAGAGTGGGCTAATCTAACGCAGGATGAGCGCGAGAGGAGCCAGTTGATCAACGAGACAATCCGTGATATAAAAAACGCACTACGGAAATCCTTTGCTGATAAGGCCAACGACTTTGCCCTTACACTGAACACATTATCCCTGGCAATTTCGGGCCTTGAGGGTGACGTCGAGGACCAACTATCTCATGTGCAGCGCCTTAATGATAATCTTCCGCCCTTGGATGCGTTCCTGGAAACCATTGCTGACCTTGATGAACAATGTGTCGAAGCTAACATTGAGGAGAATGACTTTACTACCTATACGTTCGAGGAACTGTCTTATGAATTTGGCCTTGTCAAGTCAAGCGTATCCAAAAAGCTTGCATTTTTGGAAAATCAGATGGTGGCACGGAACATGACCAATCTGACACCGATACAACTCGAGGAATTCGAATCTGTGTTTAGACACTTTGATCGTGATTCCTCCAACACACTACACGAAATTGAGTTTTCTGCCGCTCTAGCAAGCTTAGGCTTGGTCTATGATGAGGATGAAATGCACGAAGTGTTTCTCGAAGTCTGTGGCCCTGGACGAGTGGAAAGAACCGCGGGAGTTAGCTTTGAACAGTTCATCCGATTCATGGTTAGCGTAACGGAAGATCAAAACACAGCTGAACAGGTTTTCCAGAGTTTTCGGGAAGTCGCTGACGGCAAG CCGTATGTTACGGAGCTTGATCTCAGACATTCGCTTATTCCCGAGGATCTCATTGACAATTTGCTCCAGACCATGCCCAAACACGAAGGTCCTGATCTCCTCGAAGATAGGGATTTGCCGAAATATGATTATATAACATTCATGGAGCATATGATGAATACAAGTGGGCGAGGCGATGAAGTGGACAGTAGGCAAGGCTTCATAAATGGCACAACCTGA
- a CDS encoding uncharacterized protein (EggNog:ENOG410PQ3J~COG:A) yields MDRSLDEIIAERPRYSNRGRTRQSAGRRGNFSRDEARVHKFFRNDRADVELDWVHDKFEDDRDTRPASFRGPRARRDGRLSPPPEQSSSGAKLRVNNLHYDITEEDLRGLFTGIGPILSLSLVYDRAGRSEGVAFVTYKRLVDAQTAIREFDGANAKGQPIRVTLLQTGERSSRRSLFDVAEKPSGSLFDRAERPRRDSRSLSPGSGNEAAPGRGRYRRSDVSKPPPENIDRYVPGQRNGRGWRGGENRSRNDSRRGVNGSRRPKKTQEQLDQEMEDYWGNNAGTGGDAGNSVVQESKVVAEAGAPAGDDDIDMIQ; encoded by the exons ATGGATCGGAGTTTGGATGAGATCATAGCTGAAAGACCG CGATATTCAAATCGTGGACGTACCAGGCAGTCTGCCGGACGTCGCGGCAATTTCTCCCGTGACGAAGCTCGAGTTCACAAG TTCTTCAGAAATGATCGCGCAGATGTAGAACT TGATTGGGTTCATGATAAGTTCGAAGATGACAGAGACA CGCGCCCTGCTTCCTTTCGAGGGCCCCGTGCCCGTCGTGATGGCCGTCTTTCGCCGCCTCCTGAGCA ATCATCTAGCGGAGCCAAACTTCGTGTTAATAACTTACACTACGATATCACCGAGGAGGATTTAAGG GGCTTATTTACCGGCATTGGGCCAATTCTTTCCTTATCTCTTGTTTACGACCGTGCTGGGCGTTCCGAGGGAGTTGCCTTCGTCACTTACAAACGCCTCGTTGACGCGCAAACCGCAATTCGAGAGTTCGATGGCGCCAACGCCAAGGGACAGCCCATCCGTGTAACTCTCCTTCAGACCGGCGAGAGGTCCTCGAGACGTAGTCTGTTTGACGTTGCAGAAAAGCCAAGTGGCAGCTTATTTGATCGAGCGGAAAGGCCCCGCCGAGATTCTCGTAGCTTAAGCCCAGGAAGCGGTAATGAAGCCGCGCCTGGTCGTGGCCGTTATCGACGGAGCGATGTCTCCAAACCCCCTCCAGAGAACATCGACCGGTATGTCCCTGGCCAGCGGAACGGTCGTGGCTGGCGAGGTGGGGAAAATAGGAGCAGAAATGATAGTCGCAGGGGTGTGAACGGATCCCGAAGACCGAAGAAAACGCAGGAACAGCTGGACCAGGAGATGGAAGATTATTGGGGCAACAATGCCGGCACAGGGGGTGATGCGGGCAATAGTGTTGTTCAGGAAAGCAAAGTAGTAGCTGAAGCAGGCGCGCCGGCCGGGGATGATGATATCGATATGATCCAGTAG